Part of the Sphingobium lignivorans genome is shown below.
TCGCATCGACATAGAGACCGAGCGGGTTCTTCCTCAGCGTGTCGGCGGTCTTTGGCGGCCTGACCGTCACGCTAAGGATGGCTGTCCAGCGCGACGTACCCGCCAGTGCGCCGCGGTCCCAGGCCGTCTCGGTCCATTTCACCTGAAAGCTCGTGTCGGATGCGCGCACAACGCTCGTCACCTGAACCGATACGGTCCTGTCGCCGAGACCCGCGAAGGGATTGGCCGAGCGGGCATAGTCGCCGAGGAAGACGCTTCCACGCGTCGTCACGAAATCATAGGCTGACAGCCAATTCTGGCGCATCAGCACGGGATCGAGCGAGCGACCGCGGACATCCGCGATGAAGCGGCTGAGGAACCAGGCGATCTGCGGATCAGTCGGCCGATATGTCGCATCCGCCGGACTGACAGCGCGGGGTTCTCCGAGCTGGTCCACCTCGACCACATAAGGGACAACGCGGCTCTGCATCGACTGCCACAGCAGGCCGCCGGACAGCGCGGCAGCGAGGCCCAGCCCGCCGAATGCCATCAGCCGCCAGTTGCGGGCCTGGACGCGGGCTGAGCCAATCCTTTCGTCCCAGAGCTGGCCGGCACGCTGAAACGGTGTTTCCGGTTCGGGGGTTCGTCCATAACGCTGGACCGGACGCTTGAAGATCATGAGGATCAGTCCTCCCTTTGCTTGATGTCGGGGGTGGCGCCATGACCGCCGCGGTCGCCGGATTGCAGCGCATGGATCGCCATCTGACGGTGATGACGGGCGGCCTGCCTGGACTGGAGCCGGCGTGCCCAGCCGGGGGGCCTATCGGATACCGGCCCGCCTGCGGTCGCGCGGGCTGACGCGGGCGCGGTGCCCCCCGTTGCCCAGGCCGCTTGCTGGCCCCGTTCGGCAGCGGCGCGAACGCCGAAAGCATTGTTCAGCCGCTGCGCCGCTGTACCGCGCGCGGCTGTGGCGAGGCCGCCCAGACCAGCACCGACCGTGTTGGAGCCGGATGTTTCCTGGCCGAGCTTCCAGGCCGTGGACGAGGCTGATCCCATCGTCGTGCCAGCGCGGATCGCGCCAAGGCCCGCGCCCGCGAAACCCCGCGCCGCGGAGACACCGGCACCACCAGCGGCGGCGAATCCGCCTGCCGCCAGTGCTGTCGTGGCGATCGCCGATCCGGCGCCGAGCTGTGGGGCGCCTGCGACCAGGCCGGACGCGATGCCGGGGCCGAAAATGCCAAGCCCGAACAGGGCGAGGCTCGCCAGCACGAGGCTCATCGCCTGCCCGATGTCGGGTTCCTGACCCTGCAGCGCGGTCGTGAACTGGGTGAAATAATTGGAGCCGATGCCGACGATGACGGCGAGCACCATCACCTTGATGCCGGAGCTGACGACATTGCCAAGCACCCGTTCGGCGAGGAAGCTGGTGCGGTTCCAGAAGGCGAACGGCACGAGGATGAAGCCGGCCAGGCTGGTCAGCTTAAACTCGAGGATCGTCACGAACATCTGCACCGCAAGGATGAAGAAGGCGAGGATGACGATGACCCAGGCGATCAGCAGGATCATGATCGTCAGGAAATTCTCGAAGAAGCCGGTGAAGGTGGTGAGCTTCGACGCCTGATCGAGCAGCGGCCAGGCCGCCGAGAATCCAGTGCCGGCGAGCCTGCCGGGCTTGAGCAAATCGTCCGCCGTCAGCGTACCGCCGCCGGCCGTGAGCCCGGCCTGTGCGAATGACCGGAAGATGATGTCGGCCAGCGTCGAGAAGCTGTTCAGGATGAACGCGAAGGCACCGATATAGAGCACCTTGCGGATCAGGCGCCCCAGCACATTGTCTTCGCCACCCAGGGCCCAGAACAGGCCGGCCAGCGTGATGTCGATCGCGATCAGCGTGCGGGAGAGGAAGCTGACATCCCCGCCCAAGAGGCCGAACCCGCTGTCGATGTAGCGGATGAACGCCTGCATGAAGCTGTCGATGACGTTGAGGTCGTTCAAATTCGTTGTCCTGTTGAAGCGGGATGCCGCGGGACGTGCCTGGGGAGCTGAGGGCGACACGCCCCGCGGCGACGGCGGCGGGAGGCGAACCGCCGCCGCCTGATCCGGCGCAGCCTATTGGGGGGTGTAGGCGTTACCGGAACCGAGGAACCTGGCGGTTGCCGCCTGCCCATCCGCCTTGGACTGCGCACGCTGCGCCTGCTCGATCGCCTGCGCGCGATATTGCGCGGCCAACAGGTTCTGAATCTGGAACTGCTGCTTAGCGGTGAGCGCCAGAAGCTGGTTGGTGGCCTGTTGCGCCTGAAGCGCGCCCTGTGCGCCCTGGCTGCGCGCGACGATGCCGGCGAGCGCCTGCGCGTCAGTCTGCACATTCTCGACAACCTGCGACTGGACCGTCATGGTCTGCTGGAATGCCGCCTTTGCCGTATCCATGCGGGCGCGGGCACTCTGCACCTGCTGGTTGGTGGTGAATGCCTGGTTCAAGCTGTCGGGGAAAAGCTGGTGGAATTGCTGGTCGAGATTGGCGACACGGAACTGGATGCCCTGCGCCTGTCCCATGAGCTGGTCGATCTGCTGGATTGTCTGGGTGATCGTCTGAAGCTCGGGAAAGCTGATCGTCGTCAGGTTCTTCGTCTGGTTGATGAGACTCTGCGCCTGGTTCTGCAGCATCTGGATCTGGTTGTTGATCTGCTGCAGCGTCCGGGCGGCCGTCAGGATATTCTGGCTATAGTTCGAGGGATCGAACACGGTCCATTGCGCCTGGGCAGGCGTGCTGGTGGTCACAGCGATGATGAGCGCGCCGGTCGCGCCGAGACCGAGCGCGGACGCGATCAGATATTTGCGTGGGACGATACGCATTACAGGACTCCTTCTTTGGGGGCAGGGGGGGCGGTAAAGTCAGCGAGCAGCTCAGCGGCCCAGTCGAGGCCAGTGGAAGCGAGGAAGTGGGTCGCGAACTGATCCGGCCCTTGCTCGGCCAGGATGCTGTCGATCCGCTCCTGCGTGGCGGGATCGGACGCGCCGCACAGCGCCAGCGCAATCGGTCCCAATCCCAGCTCGAACAGCCGATTGCCCCGCGCCGATTGCAGATAATAGTGCCGCTTCGGCGTGGCGCGGGCGATCAGTTCGATCTGGCGGTCGTTGAGCCCGAACCGCTCATAGGCGGCGCGCGCCTGCGGCTCGATCGCGCGATCATTGGGCAGCAGGATACGCTGCGGGCAACTCTCGATGATGGCCGGGGCAATGCTGCTTTCGGCCACGTCGGCGAGGCTCTGGCTGGCGAAGACGACACCGACATTCTTCTTTCTGAGCGTCTTCAGCCATTCGCGGATGCGCGCGGCGAACAGCGGATGGTCGAGGAACTTCCAGGCCTCGTCGAGGATGAGCAGCGTTGGCCGTCCGTCGAACCGCTCCTCCAGGCGGTGGAAGAGATAGGTCAGCACCGGCGCCACCGCGCCCGTGCTGTTCATCAACGTCTCGGTCTCGAAGCACTGCATATCGGCAAGCGCGAGCCGGCTTTCCGCCGCATCGAGCAGCCGTCCATAAGGGCCTTCGAGCGTATAGCTGGCGATCGCGGACCGGAGCGCATTGGACTGAAGCAGGAGGGCCAGGCCGGTGATTGTCCGTTCATCGGGCGGGGCCGACGCCAGGCTGCCAAGTGCCGACCAGACCGCTTCCTTGATGGCCGGATCGACCACAACCTTTTGCTGGTCGAGCAAAGCCACGATCCATTCGGACGCCCAGGCCCGTTCCGCCATGTCGTCGATCGCGCGCAGTGGCTGGAAGGCCAGACCGCCCTCGTCGTCGCCGGACCCGAGCGCGTGGTGAGCGCCACCGCATGCCAGCGTCGCAGCGCGGGCCGAACGCCCCATGTCGAAGATATAGATCTGGCTCGCTGCATAGCGCCGGAACTGGAGCGCGATCAGCGCCAGAAGAACCGATTTGCCGGCGCCCGTCGGCCCAACGACCATCATGTGACCGACGTCGCCGACATGGGTCGAGAGCCGGAACGGGGTCGAGCCAGCGGTCTGCGCCACGAGCAGTGGCGGCCCGTCGAGATGAGCATTGCGCGCCGGTCCCGCCCATACCGACGAGAGCGGCATGAGATGGGCCAGGTTCAGCGTGTGGACGATGGGCTGGCGGACATTGGCATAGGTCTGGCCGGGGAGCGACGACAGCCATGCCTCGACCGCGTTCACACCCTCGCGGATCGTGGTGAAGCCCAGCCCGTTGATGATCCGCTCGACGTTGCGGACCTTGTCCTCCACGCGCACGCGATCCTCATCCGCCACGGTGATCGTGGCGGTGAGATAGCCGAACGCGACATGATCGCCGCCCAAAGCCTGCAGCGCGAGATCGGCATCGATCATCTTGTTGTCGGCATCGCTGTCGAGGAGCTGCGCCGGCTGGTTATACATCACCTCGCGCAGCAGCGCGGTGATCGACTTGCGCTTGTTGAACCATTGCCGCCGGAGCCTGGTCAGCACCCTGGTCGCATCGGCCTTGTCGAGACTGATGAAGCGCGTCACCCAGCGATAGGGAAAAGCGGCCTCATTGAGCGCGTCGAGAATGCCCGGCCGGCTCATATTCGGGAAGCCGGTGACGGTCAGCGTGCGGATATGACTGAGCCCCAGCATCGGCTCGAGGCCACCGATGAGCGGCGTGTCGGCCAACAGTCCATCCAGATAGATGGGCGTATCGGGCATCGCGATCGGATGCGGCCGCTCCGATATGGCGCCATGCAGATAGGTCAGCGTTTCAGCCGAGGAGAGCGCGCGCATCTCGGGCATGAAGGCGCCGAACAGGTCGAGCGCGCGATCGGTTTCGGCGACGAAAGATGCGAGCACGCTGCGCCAGTCGCGGCCTACATGGGCATCGGGACGCTCCACAAGCGACCGGCCGGCGGCGTCGCTGCTATCGGCAGGCGGCAGCCAGACCAGCGTCAGATGGAAGCGGCTCTCATAATGCTCGCCTTCGCCTTCGAATTCAGCGCGCCGTTCCTCATCGAGCAGCCAGGACGCCGCATCGGGAAAGGCGCTATCGGGATAGCCTTGGCTCTCGCGCCGTTCCGCCTCGAAGAACAGCGCCCACCCGGTCCCGAAGCGTTTGAGGACATTGTTGGCCCGCGCGCAGGCCGAGATCAGCTCCGCTTCGGTCGCGCTTTCGAGGTCGGGGCCGCGAAACGCCAGGGTGCGCTGGAAGCTGCCATCCTTGTTCAGAACAACGCCGTCCGCGACCAGCCCCGCCCAGGGCAGATGGTCGGCCAGACGGTCGGCGCGGTGGCGATATTCGCGCAGGTTCAGCATGTGAAATGGCTCCTCTGCCTGAGATGGCGGATGAGGACTGGCGCGAAATCGGGGTCGCGGCGGGCGGCGAACACGGCAAGGCTGTGTCCGGCCGCCCACAGCACCAGCCCCGCCACCCATTGCTGGAGACCGAGACCGATCGCGGCCGCGATCGTGCCGTTCACGATCGCGATCATCCGCGGTGCGCCGCCCAGCAGGATCGGCGAGCCCAGGGCGCCGTAAATTGGCGCCTCGAAGCCCTCGATGTGGGCCCCGGCGATATGCGGCGAAGCTGGCATGGCGGTCGTCACGCAATCAGCGCCCCGCCGCCAAACGAGAAGAAGGACAGGAAAAAGCTCGACGCGGCAAAGGCGATCGACAGACCGAATACGATCTGGATCAGGCGCCGGAAGCCACCGCTGGTCTCGCCGAACGCGAGCGTCAGGCCGGTGACGATGATGATGATCACCGCGACGATCTTGGCGACCGGCCCTTGCACCGAATCCAGAATCTGCTGGAGCGGTTGCTCCCACGGCATTCCGGTGCCGGATGCAAAGGCACGGGTCGTGACGGTGAGCGCCAGGCCGATCGCGGCGCCGATGAGGAAAGTGGAACGGCTACAAGGGATCTTCAAAGCACGCATGTCATTCTCCTTGGGGTTGGGAGGCTGGGGTGATGTCGAGGACCGCGTAACCGCCGTCGGGATCGAGACCGGCGACGCGGGCGATCGTCTCGATGCGGCGGCCTACGCCACGCCCGGCGATGAACACGATCAGGTCGATCGCCTCGGCGATCAGCCGACGGGGCACGGTGACGACCGCCTCCTGCACGAGCTGTTCGATCCGATAGAGGGCGGAGGTCGCGCTGTTGGCATGGACGGTCGCGATCCCGCCAGGGTGACCGGTGTTCCAAGCTTTCAGCATGTCGAGGGCTTCGGGGCCGCGCACTTCACCGACGATGATGCGATCCGGCCGCAGCCGGAGCGTCGATCGAACAAGGTCGGCCATCGTTACCGAGCCGGCACGGGTACGCAGCGCCACGACATCGGGTGCAGCGCATTGCAGTTCGCGCGTGTCCTCGATCAGGATCACCCGCTCGTCGAGATGCGCCATCTCGGCGAGCAGCGCATTGGCGAGCGTCGTCTTACCCGACGACGTGCCGCCGACGACGAGGATATTCATGCGATCGACGACGGCGCGGGACAGCAGCCGGGCGGATTCCGCCGGCATGATACCGTCGGTGACATAATCGAGCAGCGTGTAGATGCGCGCGGCAGGCTTGCGGATCGAGAAGCAGGGCGCGGTCGATACCGGCGGCAGCAATCCTTCGAACCGCTCGCCGGCGCCGTCGCCGTGCGGCGGCAGCTCGGCCGAGACGATCGGCCTTTCGCCATGCACCTCGCTCCGGGCCTGGCTGGCGACCAGCCGGATGATCCGCTCGACCTGCGCGGGATCGAGGCGGACGTCCGTATCGACCCGACCTTCGCCGAGGATGTCGACGCGCAACGCGCCATCGGGATTGACCATCACCTCGACCACGCGGGCATCGCCAAGGGCGGCGGCGATGGCCGGCCCCATCGCCGTGCGCAGCATCGCGCGACGCCGGTCGACGGACAAAGTGGATGCCGCGGTCACTGCTGCGCCTCGGCGGCGTCAGCGCCGCGCAATGTGTGCTTGCCAGCCGCGATCTGGCGGCCGAGCTGGGCGATGAAACGCTCGAACCGTTCGTTGCCGGTCGCGAGCGCGGCGGTATCGGCTTCGGGGAGCGGCGCGGTGACGGTAAGCTGGTAGCGCACGAACAGCGCGAAGGCTTCGAGCACAACCTCGATGTCGCGGCGGCACGATCCGATCTCGCGCGAGATGCGGTCGAGCCGAACCTTGAGCAGATCATCGACTTCCTTGGTGGCCCTGCGGGCCAGCCAGGTGCCGAGCGCCTCATTGACGATGCGCGACTTGTTGCCGCCGGGGCGCAGCGCCAGCGCTTCCAGCGCGTCGGCAAGCTCCCGGTCGATATAGAGGTTCTGCCGGATCTTCATAGGTCAGAACCCTGGGAGCAGGTCCTGGGCCTGCCCCTGGTTCATCGCATGGCCGCGCACCAGCGAGGCACGGGCGCGATCCATCACGCGCTTATCGACGGCGGCGTCCGTGTCGTCGCGCTCGGTCTCGGGAAGATCGGGCTGCTTCTCCGTCTCGGTCCGATCTGTTTTCTCCTCGAGACCGGGGTGGCGCTGCTGCTGAAGACCACCTTCGTCCTCGGCCGCACCGGCCTCGTCACTGGCGATCCCGAGCCGCGCATCGGGTGTGCGGACGATGCCAGCCCAATCGTCGGGACGGGTCTGCGGCCGGTCGGCATAGGCGCCGCGGGCCAGCTCGGGCGGCGGGGCGAGACGGTCGCGGAAGTTCCGATCCTCGTAATAGCGCAGCTTTTTCGCACGGATCGGCGCGAGCCCCGAGACCAACACCAGCTCATCGGCGGGCGGAAGCTGCATCACCTCGCCCTGGGTCAGCAGCGGACGGGCGGTCTCCTGCCGGCTGACCATGACGTGCGCGAGCCAGGGTGCGAGCCGGTGCCCGGCATAGTTGCGCATCGCGCGCTGCTCGGTCGCTTGCCCGAGCGCGTCCGAAATCCGCTTGGCGGTGCGCTCGTCGTTGGTCGCGAAGGCGACGCGGACGTGGCAATTGTCGAGGATGGAGTTGTGCTCGCCATAGGCTTTCTCCACCTGATTCAGGGACTGCGCGATCAGGAAGACGCGCACGCCGTATCCGGCGAGAAACGCGAGACTGGTCTCGAAGAAGTCGAGCCGCCCCAGCGCCGGGAACTCGTCCAGCATCATCAGGAGTTGGTGCCTCCGGTTCTTGTCAGCGTTCGCCATCGAGCTTCTCGGTGAGGCGGCGGCCAATCTGGTTGAGCACGAGGCGCACCAGTGGCTTGGTGCGGCTGATGTCCGACGGCGGGATGACGAGATAGAGCGAGACCGGCTGCGGCCCTTCGACGAGATCGGCGATCCGCCAGTCGCAGCGCGATGTGACCTCGGCGACGGTCGGATCGCGGTACAGCCCGAGGAACGAAATGGCGGTCGACAGCACGCCGCTGCGCTCGTTGTCGGACTTGTTGAGCACCTCGCGCGCGGCCGACGCGACGACGGGATGTACCCTCGGCGCATCCTTGGTGCCGAGATGATTGGTGGTCATCATCCGCCGGAGCGTGGCGGTGAACGGGCGCCGGGGATCTGACAGGAAGGTGGCGACCCGCGCGAGCGTTTTCTCTTCTTCGGCGTAAAGAACATGCAGGATCGCGCCGACCAGCAGCGAGTGGCTGGTCTTTTCCCAATGATTGCGACGCTCGAGTGCGCCTTCGGGATCGACCAGGATGTCGGCGATGTTCTGGACGTCGCGGACCTCGGATTCGCCGCGGCGGACCTCGAGCAGGGGATTATATTTGGCCGAGCGCGGGTCGGTGGGATTGAACAGCAGCACATGGCTGAAGCGCGACCGCCAGCCGGCGGTGAGCTGCCAGTTCTCGCCCTTGATGTCGTGGATGACTGCCGAGCCGGTCCAGCTCAGCAGGGTCGGAACGACCAGCCCAACGCCCTTGCCCGAGCGGGTCGGCGCGAACGCCATGACGTGCTCTGGCCCGTCATGACGGAGATAGCGTCCCTCCAGGCGGCCGAGAAAGACACCGGCATCGCGGCGCAGGCCAGCACGCGCGATCTCACCGGACCTTGCCCAGCGCGCGGAGCCGTAGGTGGTGACGTTGCGCGACTGGCGAGCCCGCCAGAGCGAACCGGCGATCGCGGCGCCGCAGCCCAGGAAACCGCTGGCACCGGCAAGCGTGCCGGCCTTATCGAAGACGTGCGGCGCAT
Proteins encoded:
- the trbF gene encoding conjugal transfer protein TrbF; translation: MIFKRPVQRYGRTPEPETPFQRAGQLWDERIGSARVQARNWRLMAFGGLGLAAALSGGLLWQSMQSRVVPYVVEVDQLGEPRAVSPADATYRPTDPQIAWFLSRFIADVRGRSLDPVLMRQNWLSAYDFVTTRGSVFLGDYARSANPFAGLGDRTVSVQVTSVVRASDTSFQVKWTETAWDRGALAGTSRWTAILSVTVRPPKTADTLRKNPLGLYVDAIDWSRELETSADRPAPMRPPANLPLGSPLDLNPGTPAQPQPETRP
- the trbE gene encoding conjugal transfer protein TrbE, translated to MLNLREYRHRADRLADHLPWAGLVADGVVLNKDGSFQRTLAFRGPDLESATEAELISACARANNVLKRFGTGWALFFEAERRESQGYPDSAFPDAASWLLDEERRAEFEGEGEHYESRFHLTLVWLPPADSSDAAGRSLVERPDAHVGRDWRSVLASFVAETDRALDLFGAFMPEMRALSSAETLTYLHGAISERPHPIAMPDTPIYLDGLLADTPLIGGLEPMLGLSHIRTLTVTGFPNMSRPGILDALNEAAFPYRWVTRFISLDKADATRVLTRLRRQWFNKRKSITALLREVMYNQPAQLLDSDADNKMIDADLALQALGGDHVAFGYLTATITVADEDRVRVEDKVRNVERIINGLGFTTIREGVNAVEAWLSSLPGQTYANVRQPIVHTLNLAHLMPLSSVWAGPARNAHLDGPPLLVAQTAGSTPFRLSTHVGDVGHMMVVGPTGAGKSVLLALIALQFRRYAASQIYIFDMGRSARAATLACGGAHHALGSGDDEGGLAFQPLRAIDDMAERAWASEWIVALLDQQKVVVDPAIKEAVWSALGSLASAPPDERTITGLALLLQSNALRSAIASYTLEGPYGRLLDAAESRLALADMQCFETETLMNSTGAVAPVLTYLFHRLEERFDGRPTLLILDEAWKFLDHPLFAARIREWLKTLRKKNVGVVFASQSLADVAESSIAPAIIESCPQRILLPNDRAIEPQARAAYERFGLNDRQIELIARATPKRHYYLQSARGNRLFELGLGPIALALCGASDPATQERIDSILAEQGPDQFATHFLASTGLDWAAELLADFTAPPAPKEGVL
- a CDS encoding CopG family transcriptional regulator, translating into MKIRQNLYIDRELADALEALALRPGGNKSRIVNEALGTWLARRATKEVDDLLKVRLDRISREIGSCRRDIEVVLEAFALFVRYQLTVTAPLPEADTAALATGNERFERFIAQLGRQIAAGKHTLRGADAAEAQQ
- the trbL gene encoding P-type conjugative transfer protein TrbL; this translates as MNDLNVIDSFMQAFIRYIDSGFGLLGGDVSFLSRTLIAIDITLAGLFWALGGEDNVLGRLIRKVLYIGAFAFILNSFSTLADIIFRSFAQAGLTAGGGTLTADDLLKPGRLAGTGFSAAWPLLDQASKLTTFTGFFENFLTIMILLIAWVIVILAFFILAVQMFVTILEFKLTSLAGFILVPFAFWNRTSFLAERVLGNVVSSGIKVMVLAVIVGIGSNYFTQFTTALQGQEPDIGQAMSLVLASLALFGLGIFGPGIASGLVAGAPQLGAGSAIATTALAAGGFAAAGGAGVSAARGFAGAGLGAIRAGTTMGSASSTAWKLGQETSGSNTVGAGLGGLATAARGTAAQRLNNAFGVRAAAERGQQAAWATGGTAPASARATAGGPVSDRPPGWARRLQSRQAARHHRQMAIHALQSGDRGGHGATPDIKQRED
- a CDS encoding TrbC/VirB2 family protein produces the protein MRALKIPCSRSTFLIGAAIGLALTVTTRAFASGTGMPWEQPLQQILDSVQGPVAKIVAVIIIIVTGLTLAFGETSGGFRRLIQIVFGLSIAFAASSFFLSFFSFGGGALIA
- a CDS encoding VirB3 family type IV secretion system protein, which codes for MPASPHIAGAHIEGFEAPIYGALGSPILLGGAPRMIAIVNGTIAAAIGLGLQQWVAGLVLWAAGHSLAVFAARRDPDFAPVLIRHLRQRSHFTC
- the trbB gene encoding P-type conjugative transfer ATPase TrbB produces the protein MLRTAMGPAIAAALGDARVVEVMVNPDGALRVDILGEGRVDTDVRLDPAQVERIIRLVASQARSEVHGERPIVSAELPPHGDGAGERFEGLLPPVSTAPCFSIRKPAARIYTLLDYVTDGIMPAESARLLSRAVVDRMNILVVGGTSSGKTTLANALLAEMAHLDERVILIEDTRELQCAAPDVVALRTRAGSVTMADLVRSTLRLRPDRIIVGEVRGPEALDMLKAWNTGHPGGIATVHANSATSALYRIEQLVQEAVVTVPRRLIAEAIDLIVFIAGRGVGRRIETIARVAGLDPDGGYAVLDITPASQPQGE
- the trbJ gene encoding P-type conjugative transfer protein TrbJ; the protein is MRIVPRKYLIASALGLGATGALIIAVTTSTPAQAQWTVFDPSNYSQNILTAARTLQQINNQIQMLQNQAQSLINQTKNLTTISFPELQTITQTIQQIDQLMGQAQGIQFRVANLDQQFHQLFPDSLNQAFTTNQQVQSARARMDTAKAAFQQTMTVQSQVVENVQTDAQALAGIVARSQGAQGALQAQQATNQLLALTAKQQFQIQNLLAAQYRAQAIEQAQRAQSKADGQAATARFLGSGNAYTPQ